A genomic window from Populus nigra chromosome 7, ddPopNigr1.1, whole genome shotgun sequence includes:
- the LOC133698938 gene encoding uncharacterized protein At4g19900-like, translated as MYHQITKLKQNCFVCVKQLQNIKRSIFASLFCLPTSLLALIFFLLLLYNGFAVFYVHLPFPSKPQPEPANFSQANLAGNSLKKLPSSVMYAVKEDTPSVILKTLLPLLQNPAISVTPIDHSVVLKPKKAHGYKAVKRMLSSGDNSKQFSTRIRDFLGNRGCKVRFFMTWISSLKPFGDRELFAIESLFKSHPYACLVIVSNSMDAESGSLVLKPFLDKGFKLIAIKPDFDYIFKDTHAEKWFKGLKKGNVSPGEVSLGQNMSNLLRLALLYKFGGIYLDTDVIVLKTLTKLRNAIGAQSIDLENGNWSRLNNAVLIFDKKHPLLFKFIEEFALTFDGNKWGHNGPYLVSRVVSRVNRTPGFNFTVLPPSAFYPVNWSRIKSLFKGPEGKAHSTWLRKKLEQIKSESFAVHLWNRQSRKIKAESGSIINHIMLDCCVFCNSSSSSL; from the coding sequence ATGTACCACCAGATCACCAAGCTTAAACAGAATTGTTTTGTCTGTGTTAAACAGttgcaaaacataaaaagatcaATTTTTGCCTCTCTCTTTTGCTTACCAACTTCACTCCTTGCTCTTATATTCTTTCTCCTACTTTTGTACAATGGTTTCGCTGTTTTCTACGTTCACCTTCCCTTTCCCTCCAAACCTCAGCCAGAACCCGCCAATTTCTCCCAGGCCAATCTTGCTGGAAATTCACTTAAAAAGCTCCCATCTTCAGTGATGTATGCAGTTAAAGAAGACACACCATCAGTTATTTTAAAGACCCTTTTGCCTCTCTTGCAAAATCCAGCCATTTCAGTGACACCAATTGATCATTCTGTGGTTTTGAAGCCAAAGAAGGCTCATGGATACAAAGCTGTGAAGAGAATGCTGAGTTCTGGAGACAATTCAAAACAGTTTTCGACAAGAATAAGAGACTTCCTTGGGAATCGTGGTTGTAAGGTTAGGTTCTTTATGACATGGATTTCTTCTTTGAAGCCATTTGGTGATAGAGAGTTGTTTGCTATTGAGAGCTTGTTCAAGTCCCATCCATATGCTTGTTTGGTTATTGTTTCCAATTCCATGGATGCTGAAAGTGGGAGTCTTGTTTTAAAGCCATTTCTTGACAAAGGGTTTAAATTGATTGCAATTAAGCCTGATTTTGATTATATATTCAAGGATACTCATGCTGAGAAATGGTTTAAAGGGTTAAAGAAAGGGAATGTTAGCCCTGGAGAAGTTTCTTTGGGTCAAAATATGTCTAATTTGCTTAGGCTTGCTTTGTTGTATAAGTTTGGTGGGATTTATCTGGACACTGATGTGATAGTGTTGAAGACACTTACCAAATTGAGAAATGCTATAGGGGCACAAAGTATTGATCTTGAAAATGGGAATTGGAGCAGATTGAATAATGCCGTGTTGATTTTTGACAAGAAGCATCCTTTACTCTTCAAATTCATTGAAGAATTTGCACTCACATTCGATGGAAACAAGTGGGGTCATAACGGTCCTTATCTGGTTTCAAGAGTTGTTTCAAGAGTCAATAGAACGCCTGGGTTTAACTTCACTGTATTGCCTCCATCTGCATTTTATCCGGTGAATTGGAGTCGAATTAAAAGTCTCTTTAAGGGGCCTGAAGGTAAGGCCCATTCAACATGGCTGCGTAAAAAACTTGAGCAGATTAAAAGTGAAAGTTTTGCAGTTCACTTATGGAACAGGCAGAGCAGAAAGATCAAGGCCGAAAGTGGAAGCATTATCAATCATATAATGTTGGATTGTTGTGTTTTCTGCAATTCTTCGAGCTCAAGTTTGTAA